The proteins below come from a single Vanacampus margaritifer isolate UIUO_Vmar chromosome 10, RoL_Vmar_1.0, whole genome shotgun sequence genomic window:
- the LOC144059297 gene encoding complexin-2-like yields MNFVMKQALGGATKDMGKMLGGEEEKDPDAQKKEEERQEALRQQEEERKAKYAKMEAERENIRQGIRDKYGIKKKEEKEAEAAAAMEQASEGSLTRPKKAVPTGCGEEEEEESIVDTVMKFIPAPLMDMFNKK; encoded by the exons GGGCCACCAAAGACATGGGCAAGATGCTGGGCGGCGAGGAGGAGAAAGACCCCGACGCTcagaagaaagaggaggagaggCAAGAGGCGTTGAGGCAACAAGAGGAGGAGCGGAAGGCTAAGTACGCCAAAATGGAGGCAGAGAGGGAAAACATCCGACAGGGCATCAGAGATAAG TACGGCAtcaagaagaaggaggagaaggaggcggAGGCGGCGGCCGCCATGGAGCAAGCCTCGGAGGGCAGCTTGACACGCCCCAAGAAGGCGGTGCCCACCGGCTgtggtgaggaggaggaagaggagagcaTCGTGGACACGGTGATGAAGTTCATCCCGGCGCCACTCATGGATATGTTCAACAAGAAGTAA